The Synechococcales cyanobacterium T60_A2020_003 genome has a segment encoding these proteins:
- a CDS encoding response regulator transcription factor, whose amino-acid sequence MSPADSSPSKAKVLIVEDDPMMQLGLEQSLSTCETIEVVGKAEDGYTAVELAQKLHPDIVVMDIGLPRLDGIAATQQIKTALPDTHVVMLTSHTSETEVIGALSSGADGYCVKGTSVESLVAAITAAQEGASYLDPQVARLVMDHLKQPASSEPALIGQLSQRELEVLTLMVEGRSNTEIAAELYLSPNTVKTHVRGIMNKLAVDDRVQAAVVALRAGLVP is encoded by the coding sequence ATGAGTCCAGCAGATTCATCCCCGTCAAAAGCCAAAGTTCTCATCGTGGAAGACGATCCCATGATGCAGCTTGGCCTTGAACAATCCCTATCCACCTGCGAAACAATAGAGGTTGTCGGCAAAGCCGAAGACGGATACACTGCCGTCGAACTCGCCCAAAAGCTGCATCCCGATATCGTGGTCATGGATATTGGGCTTCCGCGGCTAGATGGCATTGCTGCAACCCAACAAATCAAAACCGCATTGCCCGATACCCACGTTGTTATGCTCACCTCTCACACCTCTGAGACCGAAGTCATTGGTGCACTTTCCAGTGGTGCTGATGGATATTGCGTCAAAGGCACCAGCGTCGAAAGCCTAGTCGCTGCCATTACCGCAGCCCAAGAGGGAGCAAGCTATCTAGACCCCCAAGTTGCCCGTCTCGTCATGGATCACCTCAAGCAGCCCGCATCCAGTGAGCCTGCCCTGATCGGTCAGCTTTCCCAACGCGAACTTGAAGTGCTGACCCTAATGGTCGAGGGACGCAGCAATACCGAAATTGCCGCCGAACTCTATCTTAGTCCCAATACCGTCAAAACCCACGTTCGCGGCATTATGAACAAGCTTGCCGTTGATGACCGAGTCCAAGCGGCTGTCGTTGCCCTCCGTGCTGGGCTTGTACCCTAA
- a CDS encoding response regulator — translation MPSAILRDSLKPTAVCVQTDTLATILDRFQKERLNEMVVLDGQASPVGIIWVRSLLGYWFGDRPEEMLQKTVAELAGSLDGTGRSPLMDPVATLSLKLTEEDLDVACRAGVPPWAVVDESGRFVGLLDAAEAWRFLAAQRWSEEAMSAESETVESRAAVWGAESVGFASSLLWETFSLLSSVEVLRRLPLPLMLQTGRGQIVVQNLAWQQRLGELENPVEVWQSAAPLLEQVPSVTGDHNSLCQLGSDQNSCDCVCAMKDGREQVWRFIKIPFGILTMGASDVASMVEPVAHSYLRMDRVLHSVFHLARLGEGASVLPGSSEHPETLWLILAQDATEQHRMAQELAAKNADLVQLNRLKDEFLACISHELKTPLTSILGLSSLLKDCLIGEMNPRQLRYAQLIYQSGRHLMTIVNDILDLARIETGQLELSLELVNVASVCDRAYEQACQHTKSVEIQEGDRTVADPSTSVRSPAFTLVIQPGLEVMIADELRLRQMLSNVLSNALKFTPETGEIGLQVERWGQWMAFTVWDTGIGIPADQQHLIFQKFQQLESPLTRQFEGTGLGLVLTQRLAHLHGGDVTFTSVEQQGSRFTILLPPIPAEAIARFTPEQLAHISVASGAIAQGLILVVESAPKLLEVLMSKLTGMGYKVAIARSGTEALEKARCLQPSVTFLNPTLPLLSGWDVLTLLKSNPSTAHIPTVVMTTPTAQQMAHHHHADEFLDLPIQDQALSDVMERLVLRRRSGLRPKVIPYITVLHLSSVEERSLDASPSTSLSYNLHDMLAPLPCRVLEVNGVEQGELLARVWKPHVILLGEAIREPDGILRQLEESPGLRRLPLVTLTVESTQAANQYPDLTVYPCLTPMDVSQSGQLSALAQVLQVATGLSWNPHVLVIDLLSQDDPEPLRLVVDGIQAEGYTLLAASSWLEIAQALQGQVTDLIVLCVSNLEAQPDLIRIIYLLEKLELRPPVIVWQSQPVCVQDGIVPSPAQISAQILSETQALLRRLERVSTSILPASTSVDMLVNQICHTLGVQSP, via the coding sequence ATGCCCTCTGCAATCCTGCGAGATTCATTGAAGCCAACTGCCGTTTGTGTCCAAACGGATACGCTTGCAACGATCTTAGATCGATTTCAGAAGGAACGGCTGAATGAGATGGTGGTGCTGGATGGGCAGGCATCTCCAGTGGGCATTATTTGGGTGCGATCGCTCTTGGGGTATTGGTTTGGCGATCGCCCGGAGGAGATGCTTCAGAAAACGGTGGCCGAGTTGGCGGGATCGCTGGATGGGACTGGGCGATCGCCGCTGATGGATCCGGTGGCGACGCTGTCTCTGAAACTGACGGAGGAGGATCTCGATGTAGCGTGCCGAGCCGGTGTTCCACCGTGGGCTGTGGTTGATGAGTCTGGTCGGTTTGTTGGGCTTTTGGATGCGGCTGAAGCTTGGCGTTTTTTGGCGGCTCAGCGTTGGTCTGAGGAGGCAATGTCTGCTGAATCCGAAACGGTGGAGTCTAGAGCAGCGGTTTGGGGGGCGGAATCTGTAGGATTTGCGTCTTCGCTGCTGTGGGAAACCTTTAGTTTGCTATCGTCGGTGGAAGTTTTGCGTCGGTTGCCGTTGCCGCTGATGTTGCAAACGGGACGAGGTCAGATTGTGGTGCAAAACTTGGCATGGCAACAGCGCTTAGGGGAATTGGAAAATCCGGTAGAGGTTTGGCAGTCGGCGGCTCCGTTACTGGAGCAAGTTCCGTCTGTGACAGGCGATCACAATAGTCTTTGTCAGTTGGGAAGTGATCAGAATTCCTGTGACTGCGTGTGTGCGATGAAGGATGGTCGGGAGCAGGTTTGGCGCTTTATCAAAATTCCGTTCGGGATTTTGACTATGGGGGCGTCGGATGTGGCGTCGATGGTAGAGCCTGTGGCGCATTCCTACCTGAGGATGGATCGCGTGTTGCATTCAGTGTTTCATTTGGCGCGGTTGGGGGAGGGGGCGTCGGTGTTACCAGGATCGTCAGAACATCCAGAAACGCTGTGGCTGATTTTGGCGCAGGATGCGACGGAACAGCATCGGATGGCTCAGGAGTTGGCGGCGAAGAATGCGGATTTGGTGCAGCTTAATCGGTTGAAGGATGAGTTTTTGGCCTGTATTAGTCATGAGCTAAAGACGCCACTCACGTCGATTTTGGGGTTGTCGAGCTTGCTGAAGGATTGCCTGATTGGGGAGATGAATCCGCGTCAGTTGCGGTATGCGCAGTTGATTTACCAAAGTGGCCGGCATTTGATGACGATTGTGAATGACATTCTGGATTTGGCGCGGATTGAAACGGGGCAACTGGAACTATCGCTGGAGTTGGTGAATGTGGCGTCGGTGTGCGATCGCGCCTATGAGCAAGCCTGCCAGCATACGAAGAGTGTGGAGATCCAGGAGGGCGATCGCACGGTGGCGGATCCGTCTACCTCGGTGCGAAGTCCTGCGTTTACGCTGGTGATTCAGCCGGGGCTGGAGGTGATGATTGCGGATGAGCTGCGGTTGCGGCAGATGTTGAGTAATGTGTTGTCGAATGCGCTGAAGTTTACGCCGGAAACGGGCGAGATTGGATTACAAGTGGAGCGTTGGGGGCAGTGGATGGCCTTTACGGTGTGGGATACGGGCATTGGGATTCCGGCGGATCAGCAGCATTTGATTTTCCAGAAGTTTCAGCAGCTTGAAAGTCCGTTGACGCGCCAATTTGAGGGAACGGGGTTGGGACTGGTGCTGACGCAGCGCTTGGCGCATTTGCACGGTGGGGATGTTACGTTTACGTCGGTGGAGCAGCAGGGGAGTCGGTTTACGATTCTGCTGCCTCCAATTCCGGCTGAAGCGATCGCCCGATTTACGCCGGAGCAGCTTGCCCACATTTCGGTGGCCTCAGGGGCGATCGCCCAGGGGTTAATTTTAGTCGTGGAGTCGGCCCCGAAGTTGCTGGAGGTGTTGATGAGTAAGCTGACGGGGATGGGCTATAAGGTGGCGATCGCCCGTTCGGGGACGGAAGCGTTGGAGAAAGCTCGATGTCTGCAACCGAGCGTGACGTTTTTGAACCCGACGCTGCCATTGCTATCGGGATGGGATGTTTTAACGTTACTGAAGTCGAACCCGTCAACTGCTCATATTCCAACGGTGGTGATGACGACTCCCACCGCCCAGCAGATGGCTCACCACCACCATGCGGATGAGTTTTTGGATTTACCGATTCAGGATCAGGCTCTGAGTGATGTGATGGAACGTCTGGTGTTACGTCGCCGATCGGGGTTGCGACCTAAGGTTATACCTTATATCACGGTGCTGCACCTGTCGTCGGTTGAGGAGCGATCGCTAGACGCATCCCCATCTACAAGCCTTTCCTATAATTTGCACGATATGCTGGCTCCTTTACCCTGTCGGGTGTTGGAAGTGAATGGTGTGGAGCAAGGGGAGTTACTCGCTCGCGTGTGGAAGCCCCACGTTATTTTGCTGGGTGAGGCGATTCGGGAACCGGATGGGATTCTGCGTCAACTTGAGGAGTCGCCCGGATTGCGGAGGTTGCCCTTAGTGACATTAACGGTTGAAAGCACCCAGGCGGCGAATCAGTATCCTGACCTGACGGTGTACCCATGCCTGACACCTATGGATGTATCCCAGTCCGGGCAGTTATCGGCGCTGGCTCAGGTGCTTCAGGTTGCGACTGGGCTCAGTTGGAATCCCCATGTGCTGGTGATTGATTTGCTGTCGCAGGATGATCCTGAACCATTACGTTTGGTGGTTGATGGCATTCAGGCAGAGGGATATACGCTACTCGCGGCTTCGTCTTGGTTAGAGATTGCCCAAGCACTGCAGGGGCAGGTGACAGATTTGATTGTGCTCTGCGTATCTAACCTGGAGGCTCAACCGGATTTGATCCGAATTATTTACTTGCTTGAAAAGTTGGAATTGCGTCCCCCCGTTATTGTTTGGCAATCTCAACCCGTGTGCGTGCAAGATGGAATCGTGCCTAGTCCTGCTCAAATTTCTGCCCAAATTTTGAGTGAAACCCAGGCGCTGCTTCGTCGATTAGAACGGGTATCAACCAGCATCTTACCCGCTTCTACCAGTGTAGATATGCTGGTTAATCAAATTTGTCACACGCTGGGTGTGCAGTCACCCTGA
- a CDS encoding circadian clock protein KaiA, protein MHAKFSVCTLLHTPSLIDVVRQALQDTCQTLNQFLVENDFLTFVDREKHHIDCLVIESSAQLDHLFKQLHQRAILLPTVVLEIDGSTENSEKAVEAAIAALESKHAKTPYQQAALRIMLSQIEQIDQFIEQAISKFLKLSPPAKQADSERLFDPMAESSARDSLVTQQKRLADRLKERLGYLGVYYKRNPSSFMRYMNQDERKEFLKLLKESYQEIILCYFARNNERKLNDKIDNFVNMAFFSDVPVSQVVELHMALMDEFAKQLKLEGRSEEILLDYRLTLIDVLANLCEMYRRSIPRET, encoded by the coding sequence TTGCACGCTAAGTTCTCCGTCTGCACCTTATTACACACCCCATCGTTAATCGATGTGGTGCGTCAAGCTCTGCAAGATACGTGTCAGACCTTAAATCAGTTTCTAGTTGAGAATGACTTCCTTACCTTCGTAGATCGGGAAAAACATCACATCGACTGCCTGGTGATTGAAAGTAGCGCCCAGCTCGATCATCTCTTTAAGCAACTGCATCAGCGCGCTATCCTCCTTCCCACCGTTGTCCTAGAAATTGACGGCAGCACCGAAAACTCAGAAAAAGCCGTCGAAGCGGCGATCGCGGCTCTAGAATCCAAACATGCCAAAACGCCTTACCAACAGGCCGCTCTCCGGATCATGCTCTCCCAAATCGAGCAGATCGATCAATTTATCGAACAGGCCATCAGCAAATTTCTAAAACTCTCGCCCCCTGCCAAACAAGCAGATTCAGAGCGCCTCTTCGATCCAATGGCAGAAAGCTCCGCACGGGACTCCTTAGTCACCCAACAAAAGCGGCTGGCCGATCGACTTAAAGAGCGCTTGGGATATCTAGGGGTTTATTACAAACGCAACCCTAGTAGCTTCATGAGATACATGAACCAAGACGAGCGTAAGGAGTTTTTGAAGCTTCTGAAAGAAAGTTATCAAGAAATCATTCTCTGCTACTTTGCGAGAAACAACGAGAGAAAGCTCAATGACAAAATCGATAACTTTGTTAACATGGCATTCTTCTCAGACGTTCCCGTATCCCAGGTCGTCGAGCTCCACATGGCCCTGATGGACGAGTTTGCCAAACAGTTGAAGTTAGAAGGACGCAGTGAAGAAATCTTGTTGGATTATCGATTAACCCTTATTGATGTTCTAGCCAACCTATGCGAAATGTATAGACGCTCCATTCCACGAGAAACCTGA
- the kaiB gene encoding circadian clock protein KaiB, with amino-acid sequence MNPLRKTYVLKLYVAGNTPNSVRALKTLNNILETEFQGVYALKVIDVLKNPQLAEEDKILATPTLAKILPPPVRKIIGDLSDREKVLIGLDLLYEELSEDEANNW; translated from the coding sequence ATGAATCCTCTCAGAAAAACCTATGTCCTCAAGCTTTACGTTGCAGGCAATACGCCAAACTCCGTTCGGGCACTCAAAACGTTGAATAACATCCTAGAAACCGAGTTCCAGGGCGTGTACGCGTTGAAAGTGATTGATGTTCTCAAAAATCCCCAACTTGCCGAAGAAGACAAAATTCTGGCAACCCCTACCTTAGCCAAAATTTTACCCCCGCCCGTTCGCAAAATTATCGGCGATTTATCCGATCGCGAAAAAGTTTTGATCGGCCTAGATCTCCTCTACGAAGAGTTGAGCGAAGACGAAGCCAACAATTGGTGA
- the kaiC gene encoding circadian clock protein KaiC, with the protein MTQSNPASQQNMPESAGVRKIRTMIEGFDDISHDGLPVGRTTLVSGTSGTGKTLFAVQFLYNGIVHFDEPGVFVTFEESPADIIKNAYSFGWNLQGLVDSGKLFILDASPDPEGQDIVGNFDLSALIERIQYAIRKYKAKRVSIDSITAVFQQYDAASVVRREIFRLVARLKQVGATTIMTTERIEEYGPIARFGVEEFVSDNVVILRNALEGERRRRTIEILKLRGTTHMKGEYPFTITNEGVSIFPLGAMRLTQRSSNVRVSSGVKTLDEMCGGGFFKDSIILATGATGTGKTLLVSKFLQDGCRIGERALLFAYEESRAQLSRNASSWGIDFEDLEQKGLLKIICAYPESTGLEDHLQIIKSEISEFKPSRIAIDSLSALARGVSNNAFRQFVIGVTGFAKQEEITGFFTNTTDQFMGSHSITDSHISTITDTILMLQYVEIRGDMARAINVFKMRGSWHDKGIREYIITDRGPEIKDSFRQYERVISGSPSRIAVDEKSELSRIVRGFQQGDDEDEDEEG; encoded by the coding sequence ATGACACAAAGTAATCCAGCGAGCCAGCAGAATATGCCGGAATCAGCCGGAGTTCGTAAGATCCGCACGATGATTGAAGGCTTCGATGACATCAGTCATGATGGCCTCCCCGTCGGACGCACCACCCTTGTGAGCGGCACATCCGGAACCGGAAAAACGCTATTTGCCGTACAGTTCTTATACAACGGCATCGTCCATTTTGATGAACCCGGCGTTTTTGTTACCTTCGAAGAGTCTCCAGCCGATATTATCAAAAACGCCTATAGTTTTGGCTGGAATCTTCAAGGATTGGTTGATTCAGGCAAGCTATTCATCCTAGACGCCTCTCCTGATCCAGAAGGGCAAGACATTGTTGGCAATTTTGATCTATCTGCTCTAATTGAACGGATTCAATACGCGATCCGCAAATACAAAGCCAAACGGGTTTCGATTGATTCCATTACCGCCGTTTTTCAGCAGTACGATGCCGCCTCCGTTGTGCGCCGCGAAATCTTTCGTCTCGTTGCTCGCCTCAAGCAGGTTGGCGCTACCACCATCATGACCACCGAGCGCATCGAAGAATATGGCCCGATCGCCCGCTTTGGTGTTGAGGAATTCGTATCCGATAACGTCGTGATTCTCCGCAACGCCCTCGAAGGCGAGCGTCGCCGCCGCACCATTGAAATTCTGAAACTACGCGGCACCACCCACATGAAAGGCGAATATCCCTTCACAATCACCAATGAAGGAGTTAGTATCTTCCCCCTAGGCGCGATGCGACTGACCCAGCGATCCTCCAACGTCCGGGTATCGTCGGGCGTCAAAACCCTCGACGAAATGTGCGGGGGGGGCTTCTTCAAAGACTCGATCATCCTGGCTACCGGAGCCACCGGAACCGGGAAAACGCTGCTGGTTAGTAAATTTCTCCAGGATGGCTGTCGCATTGGCGAGCGTGCCCTGCTGTTTGCCTACGAAGAGTCACGGGCACAGCTTTCCCGCAACGCCTCCTCCTGGGGCATTGATTTTGAAGATCTAGAGCAAAAAGGCTTGCTCAAAATTATCTGCGCCTATCCCGAATCCACAGGACTCGAAGATCACTTACAAATCATCAAATCCGAAATCTCTGAATTCAAGCCATCGCGGATTGCCATCGACTCCCTATCGGCCCTGGCTCGTGGCGTCAGTAACAACGCCTTCCGGCAGTTTGTAATCGGCGTCACCGGATTTGCCAAACAGGAAGAGATCACCGGATTCTTCACCAACACCACCGATCAGTTCATGGGCTCCCATTCCATCACCGACTCCCATATTTCCACCATTACCGACACTATCTTGATGTTGCAATACGTGGAAATCCGTGGCGATATGGCGCGAGCCATCAACGTCTTCAAAATGCGAGGTTCCTGGCATGACAAAGGCATTCGGGAATACATCATCACCGATCGCGGCCCTGAGATTAAAGACTCTTTCCGCCAGTACGAGCGCGTCATCAGCGGTTCGCCATCCCGGATTGCCGTGGACGAGAAGAGCGAGCTATCGCGGATTGTGCGCGGATTTCAACAAGGCGATGATGAGGATGAGGATGAGGAGGGGTGA